Within Geotrypetes seraphini chromosome 13, aGeoSer1.1, whole genome shotgun sequence, the genomic segment GCTCACACAATTTTTCCAGGCTTAGCTAAGCAACTTCCATTTCCTTGCTGAAAATTTTGATAAAAGTGGAAACCAAAATACCAAAACTGAGAAAACTAAAAGCTTCGTCATACCAAATCCAGTTCTTTACAAAGGCTGCAATATCCATCAAAAATTTGAAATGTCTAGGAAGCCAAGGATGTCCATCTAGTCTAAAAAAGGCCATTCAAGTCAAGAACAATAGTCTAATAATAGCTGCCTAAGTGTGATGGTACATGGGTGTTTGGATGACGAGGCACATTGGGGTTTGGATAGAGATTTCCAGTAGGGGAACTCCAGTATGGTGAAGCTGCTCCAAAGAAGCCCGAGGAAGTGACGGGCATTGAGGAAGGATGAGAAGGGACAAAGTTCACTTTTTGTTGATGAGCATGATAGGGAGGCATATAAGAGAGCTCTGATGGATATTTGTACATTGAAGACTCAGTTGGGTGAGGCTGGAGAGCTTGGGCAATACCATGAAAGTCAAACTTATAGGCATATCTCTTGCCATGTACTTTAGTCATAATGTTTTTGTCATAGTAATAACGGAGAGCTCGGCTCAGCTTGTCATAATTCATGTTGGGCTTACTCTTGCGTTCTCCCCAGCGCTTGGCAACCTCATCAGGGTCCGTCATCTTGAACTCTCCATTGGTGCCCTCCCATGTAATGCAGCTGGCATTAGAACTATCCGATAGCAACTCAAGAAGAAACTGCCACAACTGGATCTGCCCACTGCCTGCAAGAAAGGAAGACTGCAGAGTAAGCCAGACACAGTTCAAAACCATGCATCCTCACAGATGTAATGATAAACTAATTGAAACTTACTGAAAATTATTTCTACTGTTGAAAGGAAATGCAAGTTTTACTTCTTTTTTGtttaacttttcttttcaaactgTTGCATTCAAGGTACTTACAAATGCAAGGGGTGCTATGGCTCTACAGCATCAAATATGTCAAGCCAAAAGTCACACGATTATATATACAGCAACTACATTTGAGTCTTCTTCCTTGGGCTCTCTGAACTGCCTAGCTGCCTGTACAGAATTTAAACCACTGAGGCCTAGCATCAATGAAGATCTACACTAGGTATGAGCTATTTCATTtggtaaataaatataaatgggTAGCTGTAAGGCTAATGCCCAATGATCTTTATCAAAGAAGAATTCCAGTCCTCTTCAACATCATTTATCAGAACAGCTGTTTGTACATTTTGCTCAACTACATTGGTCTTACCTGGGTTAGCTAGCCGACTGCTGGTAGGTCCCAGAATCTGATAGGGATCTAAAGAAGAAGGAGAGTTActcttaaaaaatggaaaaacaccTTCCAGTGGGCCTATCCCTCCTTGATTGTTCCTTTCGCCATGCATATTCCAATCCTTTTGTACATCTGTACCCAGCCTGAATGTCGCTGCTAATAATAGCCAACAGATTAGAAGAATAATTTCAATATTAAATAACACAGGAGATTAGGGTACTTCTGTTGAATGAAAATAAGTATGCTACCTAGATTGATGTGCAATGTAAGAATTACAAATGTCTCCTTGTCTCAAACGCAGCACTATATTTAgaaaattttatgttatattatgaatACACCATATAAAACTGTTGCATATTGTCTATGTACACATGAAAATAGTGTATTAGGGTATTAATCCCATAAGAGAGTGTGCACTGGTGACCTCGCTGATAGTTAAATCTCCTACCTGGTTGGGGTCGCGGCTGCACTGTGCTTTTCTTCACATTTTCTGTACATCCGATGGGAGAGGCTATACAGGGAGAAGAAGTGGAATTCTGAGAGGTGGGGAATACTGAACATGGGAGCACATACGGGTAATAGCAGCAATGTGGAACTGGAAGAGGTGACTTCATTCCtatacagtggtgtagtgagggtaagaggtgcccagggcggtggcgcccctctcctgccctcttctttgTCCCCcaaccccatctgctccttccctgccccctcctgccgtgcatgtaccatacctctttaatgtgcCCGGCATGAgctgcaaccccaacctgctgcttgcactaatgttggttcttcctctgacatcacttcctaggcacgggtccaggaagtgacatcagagaaagagctgacgctggtgcaagcagcaagttggggttgctgctcattcccggaacattaaagaggtacggggaagggaatcATGTGCACGGTAGTAGGGGGAAGAAGCGGAggttggggggggcagagagaagggcaggtgccagcacccccacaaaGATGGCACATGGAGCAGAATGCCCCTGTCCCTCCCATACTATGCTACTGATCTTATGCTCCATTAAGACAGCAAATGCAAATCCTATTCAAGGTTCTCCTTGGAACAATTATGAGGGTTCTTcataaagtttctgcactttcatattttcatgggTAATGGTTGAGGTGGGAGaaatggtaagagggcgtgtTTCAAGGATGCTGGGAAAAAATGATCATAAAACAGGATGATTATGTAGAAAAGAGATGTCATTTGCTTTTAAGATATTTAATAAACagtgtttataaaaataaaagttcagaaaatttttgaagatcccttgtaaTTCTTTCATGTGATTCTGGAGAATTAAAGGGAGCCACTGCAAAATCTTTTCCCTTGCCAATGTTTCACAGTGCTAACATAGTCAGAACATATTGTTTCAGTCTGTCAGTTaccccattttgtttcttcatGGTACAATGATTAAGGAAGCTCAGATTGTTTATTTCCTGAGTTTATTCTGCTGGCTATATGTCCTGATGCATAGTTGTTTTTGCATTTGCTTTCAAAATGCTGGCCTTAAACTCTGAACACAGCCCACTGCATCCCAAACCTCCCTGGACCCTCTCGCAATTGCCTTCATCAAGCCCTCTTCCCATCACTCTCGTCCTGCAAATCCCTCTTACGCCATTTGTAGCTTGATAAAGGGATAGGAGTGATCCTGCGTTACTCTTGCCATAACAGTGACTGCAGGAGTATTGCCCGTTGTGTTGAATCCAGCACCAGTTTCTTGTATGGTAAACAGTGAAAATGGATCTGGCTTTGAGTCAGTTGGTGCATTCTGGAGTAGAGACAGGCAGGGCAGGAGTGAATGAGGATTGcttctgcctcctccccctctcccccaaggaTGAAATAAGAAGGGCATGAGGTTTGCCGATTCGAGAAGACATGGGATAAATTTTTGTTTGTCTTTGTGAGGAAGAGATGGAGTGAGAAGACCTCTGGACCAGTCATAAATAAACAAAGccaatgaaacaatgaaaataaatgaaaaccaaaaccaaaaatgaaatgaaaatcttCTATCTACTGTatgtcttggggtttttttttttttgggggggggtttgggggggggttatcaGTGCTTCCCAAACCTAACCTGATGACCCCAGAACTGAGCTGTCAGGATATCCACGATTTTCCCATCATTCATCTAGGAGTGGTTAGCCATTTTTAAAATGCTGACGAGCAAGCTGAAATTGACATTCCatccttaaaatatattaatactttaagatccaataattttgccaTGACAGCAGCTTTCCTTTGGAATTCCATTCCCAACTATATAAGGGAAGAAACATCCGTAGGCCCTTTCAAGATTAAGTTGAAGACTTTCCTATTTATAGATGCTTTTGAGATATAACTGCCCTCGTTAGGGCAACAATTTCATAGTTATTTTTCAGATCTACCCTTTCCTTATTGTTCTTCCCTTATTTGTACTTTTCTTTAATGATTGcagttctccctttcttcctcttgTTACTTTTGTTTGTCTGGTGTATGTACGTTTGTTTTTACTGACATATCCCCCTTAatgatatgttctgtttttaatcaattgtttttatgtcattgtatgctgataatgaattttattgttcaccgctttgaatttcagattaagcggtataacaaatttttaataaaacttgaaaacttgatattcaatgtcaggcctAAATTGGTAACTGGTATTGAATATTCAGGTCTTGCCCCACTGTCAGAAGTTAACCAGATATGGCCGATATTCAGTACCAAACCATCTGGGCAAGTTTGGACTGCTATTTGAGTTCTCCTACTTGCCCAGATAGGCAGCATATCAAATCCCTTATCCTTTGGGCATCAACACAGAATATCCCTGAGTGGCGTAATTTAATTAATCAGTATAGTTTgtcgggcctatgcttccagacagatttgctatgGCATCAGGCAGCCAAATCGTATAAATTCATATCtgactatatgaataaaaacccaaaaacaagcttgagagacatttggagcattgagattaagcagcagatttctgctactcaatggccacggatttggacttggaggatgaggtgtacagcgtcagcatctatgagacaaacatggttttatttgttacatagaagtttttggacccctgttcgtttacaaaagttggactgttccaagtctaatagatgctggcactgtcatcttgatgtagggacacttgttgttctattgtcctttgatatttgttgttctattgtcctttgatatttaacttttggaaatctatattgggacatattaatttgattctggagactgtggtTCCGCTGTCGTATGAAGCGGTAATATGTGGGACATTGTTATTTCTTAACCTCCAATAGATAGACATAAAAGCAGATTACttggtataatgactggggtagccatgcaaatagtcactaaaaattggaagaattttaaCAGAttgaattttactttttggtggaattcattatgcttgtgttataaatatgagaaaatgaattctgaacaaatgggtaataataagttgtttaaactgATGTGGgatccattgaccaattttattaatCTTAATTAAATGGATTATTCCCCTATTACTGGTttaatttgcacatccagggaaggggagagggagagggatattatattaggatttgtttattaattacatgtatgtactgttgtatggttttattatatacattggaattagggtgcgtgggaggggggagaaaatagtttttcaagtatttattgatggatgtaagtgctgtttttcaaattatttgtatgtattcctttatgGACTTTGTTTAGAacgaaaaattaataaagatatatagctccccccccccccccccccacacacagaatATCAGCAATGCCTGGATCAGTGATATAGCTATAGGTGGGCCCAAGTAAGCAGGAGCCCACCAATTTTGGGCTCAGATTCTCCCAGCAGTGGCACACTATTGCTATGGTTGGCGGGAATCCCCAAGCCCACCAACTGAAGATCTCCTTCTCTGGTGGCCAGAACTCCTACCAAGCTCAGAAGTTGGCAGTTCCTGGTTTACCACTCATACTTTTTCATGCATGTGTGGAGTGCTGGTGGTGGTGATCAGGGTCACTGAAGAGAAACAGGAGAAAACAGAGAAAGCAAAAAGCGAAAACAGCTAAGGAAATAAAGATATCACTGGAGCCATAGTCAGGTTAATAATTGATGATCCACCTAAGGGGGGGACTTCATCAACAGGTGCTACTGcgcattagcgcatgctaacaatCAGCATTCACTAAATGCTAAacatgcccataggaatataatgggagcCTTTagcattagcacacgctaaggcGATTAACGcctgttgatgaattcccccaAAATTTATTAACTCCATTTTTTGTTGGCTGAGTTCTTACCAGCAAAGGATGGGGGAGAGGAAagggctgagagcaggaaatGAGCAGGGGCAGAAAGAACATTTTGTGctcacccactttgggctcagaatAATTCACCCAAAATTGGTGGTCTGGCTACGCCAATGGCCTGGATAACTACCAAATCCATCCTGACCCCACCATGGACTGTCCCATCACTACCTGGATAATGTCAGGGCAGTCTATgataaatatttgaatttacagacttatgacttatttacattgctaaaataattacgattggaaccagcataacgtaaaatttattacgataggaaaaggttaattgtGTAGGAGCAATGTTCACTAAAACCATTCAACTGACTATCTTACATGTGTTGATATGCTGGAGATATCCAgcatcttgattttttttttttttttagcttagaCCTAGTGAAAATAACATCTTGGTTTCAGTTTTCGTTATTTCATTTTTCAAATGGAAAATGAATGAGTGTGAGAAACAACTTACTTTTCGTGGAAACCGAGTTTATGTTGTTCCCCCAGCTTGATCTCCTGACAGCATCATAAGATGgatctgagaaaggaaagaaagtgaGAGTGAACAGCAGGATTCCTGTTCTCAGTGGGGGTCATATTGTATATATGATGCCCAAAAAGTCAGTGCCAACTAAAAAGGTGCTTAGCATGATTCCTTATAAGGTATGCAAACTTTATACCAGcttatcacaaactgtgtgcagcagcgagaggcacatcctctcctcctctccgtatctctctctccttctccagcagCCTCCCCCCCTCAACCGGCAATAATAGGAGGTTCAAGGCTGCAGCATTCGCGGACATcgatatgatgacatcacacaagcatgtgatgtcattgcatcgatgCCCACGCATTTCTGTATGCACTCCAGCTGTGGCCCCGCATTTAGTGTGCTGGGGCATCAAAACGTTTGTGGCACACTGCCTTATCCAATCACACTAGACACTAATGTAtcacctaacttttaggtgcagcCATTTGGGGCAGAGAAAACTTGTGCACacattgggcatattctataacagtgcacataaattttaggaacgcccatgatccacccatgtCCTCCCCTGCCcccgcccccttttcagattcgcACACTAGAAATGGCGTGCAGCACTATATAGAATACGCTGCCCAAGTTGTGCACATAGCTTTCAATCAGTGCCAATTATGATGTGTTAATtaccaattattggcaccaattaggctTGTTAAGCAATTAACTTATGCACACAAATTGGCTTTGTGTACCGATTTGTGCACATAACATAAAgcgtcatatacagaatttggggatgAGTGAAAAACCATTGCATGTTGAACCAAGAAAATGAGTTCACATAACAGAGCACTGCCCTACTGCTTGAGTGATTTTGGCAGGTCTGAAACTCGCTTGCCTCCCTGTTACATCATTCTAATGGATTTATATTCATTGGAagcacttaggcctagattcactaaactcaccgatctggatcATTGTTGGGCGATTCGTGGCCATGTTTTGCCGAGCGACCGATACACTACagattcagcatgcaaatgatctgaccGATCCTACGGTGTAGAGCGATTgagacgcatgcgcagattatCCTTATCGGTTGTAGATGCCATTTGTGCATGCACTTGCTCTTCACACAAGGGAGCTCAAAATAAAgtgggaggggtggctgcagtttgcTGGCCCTATGAGTGGACCTTTTAAAGGAATGAGTTTtgtgcagcacaacaaagaaaaatggggagacccaatgatccacagtgaaaacaatccaccgatgaaaacaaaaacaaaaactgtggatacagatgttctggagataatttattaaacactgacatataaagccataaaaattcaattaaaaaagtacaattataaaaaatactgtgataaaaatccaactggataaaccattggacccctgaggaaggcatgtttgccgaaacacagaccgtgtagggtccggttggatttttatcatagtattttttatcattttacttttttaattcaatttttatggttttatatgtcattgtttaataaattatctccagaacatctgtatccacagtttttgtttttgttttcatgaattttgtgcagccagattatggaacagaacacactttaaacctgtgggttaaaaccatgggttagCACTTCATTTTTTGCAGCATATAtatagatattttacagttttgcagttttatattttttattatgatgGTTATGGTTGTAACCTCGAtattgggatttcagggcggcagagagcaggagagtcggcaaggccAGTACGgtattcctcccccctcccccccaagaaagcagcattccgctgcctattaTTTGAGCTATAAGTCTGCACAGACAGTGTGATAAAACTAGGACTGGACCAACCTTTGCTGAAAATATTGAAGCCAGTTGGCAATCTTATTTTTTAGGGAGTAATATTCTGCTTATGGCAGTTAATAGCTCACAAGCAGCTTCTAGCCACAAACTGACCTAACCCCAGATATTCATCAACCAATATGCAGCAcaatttaactagccagaaatGTCTCTGAATAATTAAACAACACTTAAACAGCTAAACACGAATATTCAGCATGAGAAACcagttatctccactgaatattcatggttgATGGCGAAAAGTTAACCATCTATATTGCACAATAACCAGCAAATCGCAGTGCTGACAAGTCAAGTTTAGGGGGGGTCAAATGAAGCTGCAGAAATAGTTATCCTATCTCTGGCCTCTATAAACTTAGCCAAGCCAGAATTGAATATTGATTTAGACAAGCTtacactagcccccccccccccacggcagaTATTCATTGCTGGTCACTGGTgacagcctggcattgaatatccacagTCAGCTCTGACCACAAGATTGTCTCCCATGTTCTCAATATCAGGATCTCAATACTAGTGCATGCACAGctcccggcattgaatatccagaagtTAATCATGCACTggccaaaatttatttatttatcctttTATATCTCACTTTAAACCAAAGTGggcacaataaaacatacatagtaTATTTCAAACAAAAACATGTGACAGTACAAATTAAATATACTATAATTTATATAAAATCTTAATTGATCAAAAAATCTTTCATAAATAAAAACTTAATTCCTCCCAAAAAACTGCTGTCCAATTACTCACCGTATAAAAGGTGTCAAAATCCGAGTCTGGCATCTATCCCTTTAGGAGTTTGAAGGTAGACCATACTGGGATTATGGTGCCCTTTATCACTGGAGCTCCAGGGCCTCATCTGGTTTATAGGTTGAGCCAGCCCTGCTTATCTGGTTAGGAATTTAATATCTGTGCCTAACCAGATAAGCCAGTTTAATGGTAGGTACTAATCATGAATATCTCCCATTGAATATTTGCGATAAGCAACAAAAATGCTATTTACTGTAACCAGTCAGCTGCTgtttctgactggttaaatagtgctgaatatcaggggaggTTATTTCCTGTATGTAGATGTTTCTAATAGCTATTTATTGTACAAAGTTATACATTATGATTATTTGAAACTgcatacatttatttttaaaaaaagaaatggtaAGTGTGACAGTTCAATTTCAGGCAAATTGTATTATTCCAGGCACTTCTACATATAAGTGCAGCAGTGGCTATCAAACTGCTCCAATTCCAAGCACTTGCTGATATCAAAAAGCAATCCATTGAGTACACATAAATAGAATAATGAGATaggaattgagacatccaggtcagAATGTTCACAGTTCCCTTGGTAATTCACAAAAGATTCTGTTACACGTGGGACTTTTGCAACATATTATAATGACGTGGAGGAGTGCAGGTTGGAGCAGCAATTTTAAAAAGCTGCATGTGGAAAAAAAGAAGATCCAGCTCTTCCCAAATTTTCACCTATGCAACCTTTTAAAATTGCTGCTCCATATAATATAGATCTTTCCCCTATCTCTGTATCTTCCTCCTCTTGACAACTTCAGACCACTCCAACAACAGTAACAGACATCTTCCATATACCAGTTCTTCCCCCAATCAACAGTAACAGCCTTCTCTCTCCCAAACTCTCCTAActtcatattagagaatgacacggtgacaaaattcatcaccgttcctgtccccacggataaccgcaggaaaccatcttcatgtcattctttaggagagagggaagaatcagagtatgaatggccacaaccattgaccctcaagctttgctttgaagaatgctggtgtagaaggactgaggttgaaatagacactaaaaaatgacatgggattatttcctgcggttatccgcagggacgggaacggtgatgaattttgccaccgtgtcattctctacttcatatGGAAGCATCTCCTCCCCAACACTATCCAGAAGCATTGATCTCCAGGTTTAAAATCCCTCCTTCTGACTGCGGTTTTGAACCTGGTGCCAGAAGGGGCAGAAGCAACTGAGGAccactcctgccccctccccggtAGATACCAGTAAGATTGTAGGGTCGGACTGTGGGGTTGTTTTTAAGGTGTTTGCTTCTGaatgatgttgggggggggggagggaggttcagTAGAGAAGGGAATATGCCAGTTATTTCTGTCAAGTATAActtccaggacgaaggaagtcatcctgccactgtaccgtgcaatggtgcgcccgcacctggagtactgcgtccaatactggtcgccgtacctcaagaaggacatggcggtacttgagagagtccagagaagagcaactaagctaataaagggtatggaggacctctcatatgctgacagactgaagaagctggggcttttctccctggaaaagcggagacttagaggggacatgatagaaaccttcaagatcatgaagggcatagaaagagtggacagggacagattttttaaattatggggaaccacaagtacaagggggcactcggagaaattgaaagggggaaggtttagaacaaacgccaggaagttctttttcacccagagggtggtggacacatggaacgcgctacaggaagaagtgataagcaggagcttcaaagaaggtttggataggtacctggaggacaaagggatagaggggtacagataggagtagaaaTAGGTTAtaaggattagaggattagaggcagttacaaaattagtcaggggcactgctcaggcaattaagcctgatgggccgccgcgggtgcggaccgctgggcaagatggacctctggtctacctcagcggaggcaacttcttatgttcttatgttcttaagtgagggGAAGGTTTAAGGATGGAGGGGATATCTGATACTGCTGTTGGGTGGTTCAGGACAAGGAGGTTCGGTTGGCCTTTGCCTCTGTCTCTTTAGATTTACATATGTCTTGGGACAGCTAAAATGGCTAATATGGAGAACCCATAAGTAGACCACTCAGACCATACCATATCCACTCCCATACCACACCCTCTTATAATCTGTGTGAGGtatgcaatacaatacaatttcttatatcccacaattttcaacaAGGAATCATTGCTGCTTACAGCAAGAAGGGTTACATTTGCAGTAAGGTAATATTGCGAAACAAGATTAGTATTGCCAAATTAGTTAAGGGATGGCTGCCTGTGAGATGAAGTGGCTGGGAAGAAGTTGAATCTACTGGGGGAAGATATATGTTTTTAGTTGTTTCCTGAACTGGCAATGTGTAGGTAGTTTTCACAGATAAACTGGTAGACTGTTCCAGATATGTGGTCCTAGGAACTCATAGGTGGACTTGAACATCCTCTTCCTCTGCACTCCTTGAGAGGACAGAAACAATATTTTAAAGCGCTGTGTGGTCCTTGAGTTAAGGAAGGTGTGTGAGACCAGAATGCTGGCCACTAATCGTCCAAAGTTTATAATCTGTATAAGATATGGATCTTAATTGTGTAAATGGCAATTTTCAAAAATCACTGTTTGTACAGGTAGCTGCTCTTATAAGAatttaagaagtgccatctctggatcagaccttcggtccatcaagtccggcgatccgtacACGTGGATCCGCACACGAGGCcctcccaggtgtacacctggcataatttgtagtcacccatatccttctatgcctctcataaggagatgtgcatctagtttgcttttaaatcctaggatggtcgattccgcaataacctcgtcggggagagcattccaggtgtccaccactctctgcgtgaagcagaacttcatgATATTCGTCTTGAatttgtcccccctcagcttcattctgtgtccccttgtccgtgtcaaattggacaatgtaaatataaGTTGCTGTCTATATATGAAGATGCTTTTCAAATAACTTCTTGATTGTAATTGATTCTGTTCTAGATCAGCTCATTAGCAAAAATGATTATCCTTCAGAAAGCACAGGCTGCTTGGCATTCATGGATTTGCAGCTCTGATTTCCTTAGGGAAATCAATGGAACATTCAGAAATACACATCCCCTGCATGCAATTGGGTCAAATCAGAACTGACTGAGTCTGTTCCTTACGACAATGGAGATAGGCAGAAACCCTTGTATTTCTACAGCATTAAGAAAATCTGTTATCTGAACTCAGAGCTGCCTATTAGGCCAGTGGTGAAGGCaaattttaagggggggggggcaaaaagtggccttaatgcAACCATATGCATgtctttcctgtgtgctaaggcttttttttattatggttaTAAAAGTAAGTCATTTGTGCTATGTTAATCCTGTTTTATTTGcttatttgttttgtttcattattaatttttttgtgtATGTTCCTCTATGATCCACTAGAACAGCAGGTAGCgcagaatagaaattttttaaataaaataaataattaatttctacagcactactagatgtacatattatatgcaggtactttctctgtccctagtgagctcacaaactaaggcccccttttatcaagctgcattagggttttttctATCatcggccgctgcggtaaaagctctaactctcatagaattcctatgagcatcggagcttttacttcAGTGGCCAACGATAAAAAAAACTCTaacgtggtttgataaaagggagcttAAGTGTTTGcacctgggcaatggagggttaaagtgacttgccagggCTACAAAGAGCTGCAGGGGGAACTGAATCCAGGTTGTCAGGCTCACATTCCGCTGCACTATTTATTAGGGTACTCctcttagcacagcttagtaaaaggacccctaggtttgTTCAGGATCCTAAAACATGAACCACTTGCCCCAAATACATTGGGTACCACAGCAGGGTTATTGACTGGCTTCATTGCATCTGGACAGATCAAACCagtcttttttttctgctctttACGCCCATGGACTTGTGTGTACTAGAAGTGTAGCAGGACCTCATTTTTTGGGTGGGCTTGGGGTGGACTGAGGGGGACTGAATACTTTGGCTGGCTAGCAGGGATCTCCAGGTCCTGCCAGCTGATCAGTCCTTTCTGAAGTCCCAAACTTTGACTGGCTGGGATCCCTGGGCCCTGCCAGCTGATCAGTCCT encodes:
- the FLI1 gene encoding Friend leukemia integration 1 transcription factor isoform X5 codes for the protein MTASGNPDYGQPHKINPLPPQQEWINQSVQVSVKKEYDHINGARESPVDCSNKCNKMVGGTESSSMNYSSYMDEKNGPPPPNMTTNERRVIVPADPTLWSQEHVRQWLEWAVKEYGLIEVDAAIFQSMDGKQLCKMNKDDFLRVTSFYNTEVLLSHLNYLRESSSSLGYSTPSHSEQPSRLTVKEDPSYDAVRRSSWGNNINSVSTKTSPIGCTENVKKSTVQPRPQPDPYQILGPTSSRLANPGSGQIQLWQFLLELLSDSSNASCITWEGTNGEFKMTDPDEVAKRWGERKSKPNMNYDKLSRALRYYYDKNIMTKVHGKRYAYKFDFHGIAQALQPHPTESSMYKYPSELSYMPPYHAHQQKVNFVPSHPSSMPVTSSGFFGAASPYWSSPTGNLYPNPNVPRHPNTHVPSHLGSYY